The genomic region CGCCTCGTGGGTATCCACGGCCCCGATTGGCTCAACACGCCCCAAGACACGATGGTTTGCCTCGTCACGCTGAGTGTTTGGCAGAGTTTGGGGTATGTAGCGGTGCTGTTTCTCGCCGGCCTGCAAAATATCAGCCGAGAATACTACGAGGCCGCGCGCGTCGACGGAGCGCACGGATGGCGGCTTTTCCGGCACGTGACATGGCCTCTGCTCTCCCCCACGACGTTCTTCGTGCTTCTGATGAGCACCATCGAAGCCTTCAAGGTCTTTCTTCCCGTATACGTCTTGTACGGTGCCACCGACGGCCCCAACGACAGCGGCTTGACGATGCTGTACTACATGTTTACAGAGGGGTTCAGCGACTATCGGATGGGTTACGCCAGTGCATCCGCGTACATTCTGTTCATCATCATCCTCGCGTGTACGCTTTTGCAGATGACCCTGCAGCGGCGCGTTCACTACGACATGTGATGGGGGAAGGGCGATGCGCAAGGTCCTGATTTACTTGGCGCTCACGGTCGTCACGCTGTTTGTGCTTGGGCCGTTCATTTGGATGTTGTCCACGTCGCTCAAACCGGCAGGGCAGGTCCTGACGACCACGCCTTCGTTGTGGCCGCACCCCTTCGAATGGCGGAACTACGCGGCGGCCTGGACTTCCGCGCCGTTCGCGCGCTACTTCCTCAACAGCCTCTTCATTTCGGGCGTGGAAACCGTGTTCGACCTGACCCTGGGCGCGATGGCGGCTTACGCGTTCGCCCGCATCAACTTCGCCGGCAAGCGCCCGCTGTTTCTTGCGCTCCTCGCGACCCTGATGGTGCCTGGAGAACTGTTGCTCATTCCCAACTACATCACGATCGCGAAGCTACACTGGATGAGCACGTACCAAGGCATCATCGTTCCGTGGCTCATCAGCGTGTTCACGATCTTTCTCATGCGCCAGTTCTTTCTCTCCATGCCGTCCGAAGTCTTCGAAGCGGCTGAAATGGACGGCTTAAATCCCGTTCGAACGCTGTTCCAGGTCGTCATGCCACTCACCAAACCGGTGTGGATCACGGCCGGCCTCATCAAGTTCATTGGGAGTTGGAACTCATTCCTATGGGTTGTGGTCATCTCCAATTCCCAATCTTTAGATACCGTTCCTGTAGGTCTGATGAATTTCACATCGGATGTCGGGACGGAATATAACCAGCTAATGGCCGCTGCCACGTTTTGCATGGTGCCGCTCGCCATCGTGTTTCTGATTGGCCAGCGGTATTTCATCGAGGGCATCGCGCGCAGCGGCATTAGATAAACTTGAGACCATCGAAGAAAGGAGAGGTCAGTGTGAAACCAAAACGCAAAGCGCTTATGGCGACCGCGACGGCCATTGTGATGGGGGGCTTGCTGGCCACCGGATGTGGAGATGAGGAGACCGGCGGCGGGGGCATCCCGATGAACAAGACGGCCAACGCAAGTGGACAAGCCGCATCCAGCGCTCAGCCTGTCACCATCACCTTCGAAGAGTCGATGCCTGGCAAGCTGGGCAAGGAACTTCAGAAGCTGACCAACGAGTTCGAGAAGCAAAACCCGAACATTCACGTGCAGCTCATCTTCAACGGCTCGTACAGCACGTTGGAGCAGAAACTGACGGCTGCCATTTCCTCGGGCACAGAGCCCACCATCGCTCAGGTCGAGGAGACGTGGGAGACCAACTACGTGCAAAATGGTCTGATCGAGCCGCTTGACGCCGTCATCCCGAAGTCGACGCAAAACGACCTCATTCCCATTTGGCGACAGGACTCGACGTACAACGGGAAGTTGATGTCGGTCCCGTTCAACAAGTCGGCCTACGTGTTGTATTACAACCTGGACGACTTGAAGAAGGCCGGCATTTCTGCGCCGCCGACCACGTGGAGTGAACTGGAGCAGGACGCGATCAAGATCCAAAAGAAGGAGGGCATCCCCGGTCTCGGGCTCCAGGGCAACTATTACACCTTCGAAATGCTCCTCAAGCAAGCTGGCGGACAGATTTTGAACGCCAACAACACGAAAGCGGCGTTCAACAGCTCCGCAGGGCTGGCGGCGCTCAACTTCATGAAGCGCCTGGTCGATGAACACGCCGCCAAGGTGGTGGGCGCCAACGAATACCTGTCGGACGGCTTCAACACCAACGAATACGCGATGGACCTGGATACCGTCGCCGCCATGTCGTTCATCAACAACCCGAACATCCACTGGAAGGTGGCGCCGCTCCCGAAGGGCGTCACATACGCGGTTCCCACGGCCGGCCTGAACCTCGTGATTTTCAACGCCGCTTCGTCGGCGCAGAAGGCCGCAGCTGCGAAGTACCTCAACTTCCTGATCTCCGTGCCTTCGACCATCGAATGGGCCGAACAGACGGGTTACCTCCCTGTCCGGCAGAGC from Alicyclobacillus vulcanalis harbors:
- a CDS encoding carbohydrate ABC transporter permease, which produces MTLKARRTLTAYLMLFPTLLLLAVFTLYPIVESFIISFFHWDMISPHKQFVGFQNYVQIFEDPLFHRAVVNTLLFVVLYVPIAMALGLAVALLLNAKIRLRGLFRTAIFLPYVTSIAATGIIWQWIFNDQFGLLNYLLRLVGIHGPDWLNTPQDTMVCLVTLSVWQSLGYVAVLFLAGLQNISREYYEAARVDGAHGWRLFRHVTWPLLSPTTFFVLLMSTIEAFKVFLPVYVLYGATDGPNDSGLTMLYYMFTEGFSDYRMGYASASAYILFIIILACTLLQMTLQRRVHYDM
- a CDS encoding carbohydrate ABC transporter permease, which produces MRKVLIYLALTVVTLFVLGPFIWMLSTSLKPAGQVLTTTPSLWPHPFEWRNYAAAWTSAPFARYFLNSLFISGVETVFDLTLGAMAAYAFARINFAGKRPLFLALLATLMVPGELLLIPNYITIAKLHWMSTYQGIIVPWLISVFTIFLMRQFFLSMPSEVFEAAEMDGLNPVRTLFQVVMPLTKPVWITAGLIKFIGSWNSFLWVVVISNSQSLDTVPVGLMNFTSDVGTEYNQLMAAATFCMVPLAIVFLIGQRYFIEGIARSGIR
- a CDS encoding ABC transporter substrate-binding protein → MKPKRKALMATATAIVMGGLLATGCGDEETGGGGIPMNKTANASGQAASSAQPVTITFEESMPGKLGKELQKLTNEFEKQNPNIHVQLIFNGSYSTLEQKLTAAISSGTEPTIAQVEETWETNYVQNGLIEPLDAVIPKSTQNDLIPIWRQDSTYNGKLMSVPFNKSAYVLYYNLDDLKKAGISAPPTTWSELEQDAIKIQKKEGIPGLGLQGNYYTFEMLLKQAGGQILNANNTKAAFNSSAGLAALNFMKRLVDEHAAKVVGANEYLSDGFNTNEYAMDLDTVAAMSFINNPNIHWKVAPLPKGVTYAVPTAGLNLVIFNAASSAQKAAAAKYLNFLISVPSTIEWAEQTGYLPVRQSALTNPAWTSYVKTHPNQGVAPSQLKYAYFSPRLASLYSAEQEMSTQIGNLLAGRQTPQVTLQNMANITNQALAQGNS